The uncultured Bacteroides sp. DNA segment AATGGGGATAAACCTGCACGCACAAATTCGGTGTATTGGAATATATTACCTAAAGATTATGTACTTTATTGTGTAAAGTACATAAATAAATATCATGCAAACTATTTGCGTCGTGGTGTAGATCAGATTACTGAAAACGGAGTGACTTCAACAAATATTCGCCATAAACAATACGTAGAAAAAGATGAAGTTTGCTCTACAGCGACTCGTACCTTAAATTCTGTAGTCTTTCCTGTAAGTACCAATCTTTCAAATGGAGATAAAATTACTTGTAATTTGATTTTAACCTTTAATGATAAGGGAGAATGTGTTATAACTTCCGGTAATCAGGAATATAGCGCAAGTGGTACAGGTAAATATCTCGATAAATCAGAGAAGAAAGCATGGGGTAATAAAGATCGTGATGGTCTCTACTTAGACTATCAGATTGATTTTGGAGCGAAGAAGTATGCTACAAAGGATACACTAGTTTGGCAAGGTCGTGGGATTGCAAGAGAACTGTTTGACCCTAAGTTTAAAATTAATTAAGTATTATCTAATCATATAGATTTAAATGATGAAAAAGTTAATATTAAATATGAGATACAGTGTGAAATTATTAGTTCCGGCAATTGCTTCATCTTTATTAATTTCATGTGCTGATAGCAATATACTGGATTATTCGGTTGAACAGCCTGCTAAGCTGGCTCAATATGAATACCTGAATAATTATGATGCATTAAAAACTTATGTTGACCGTAATGCCCATCCCAATTTCAAATTGGGATCTGGTATTACAGTTAGTGATTTTTTGAAGAAAGAGTTAGTACATGGTTTAGCTTGTGCAAATTATGATGAACTGACCGCTGGTAATGCCATGAAATATGGCTCTGTTGTAAAAAATGATGGCACTATGGATTTCTCGCAAGTTACAAAATTTGTAGAGGCCGCTAAAGGTGCCGGACTTTCTATTTACGGTCATACATTGTGCTGGCATTCGCAGCAGAATACCACATACCTGAATAGTCTCGTTAATAATCTTAATAATTGTTTGCACATAAATACTCCTGAAGCGAAAGCGAATAGTTGGGATTGGCAAATTAATTATCAGTTAGTTAGCGCTATGAAAGCAGGTATAAAATACACTTTGAAATTGCGTACTAAAGCCTCATCTGCTATTCAAATTGGATTTTGGCCTTATACTGAAGGTGGATCAACTCAATATGAATCAAGTATAGCAGCAGGTGGACAGTGGGCTGATGTTTCTGTTTCATTTACTGCTAATAGTGCTTTAGAGAAACTTCAATTTGTTTTTGGGACATTTAAAGGCGATCTTTATTTTGATGATATATCTCTAACAGCTGAAGGATCTACAAAAAACCTAGTTAGTAATGGATCTTTTGATGCGGATAACTCAGCTGGTTGGGCAATGCCAAGTTGGCAGTCTTATACGTTTAATATCGAAGGGGCTCTTGATGGATCAGGTGCTGCTCCATTGACTCCAGAGGAGAAGGCGGATACCCTGACATGGGCTATGGAGCAATGGGTTAAAGGAATGATGAATTCATGTGATGGCTATGTAACAGCATGGGATGTGGTAAATGAACCGTTATCAGGTACAGACAATGATGGTGATGGTTTGTATGATTTGCAATCAGTAAAGAATGTTTCTGCGGATGACGCAAAGAATAATTTTTATTGGCAAGATTATCTGGGAGATGATTATGCTCGTACGGCTATTAAATTCGCTCGACAATATGGTCCTCAGAATATGAAATTGTTTATCAATGATTATAATTTAGAATCTGACTGGGATGATAACAAGAAGTTGAAGAGTTTGATTAAATGGATTGAGCGTTGGGAAAGTGATGCTGTTACCAAGATCGATGGTATTGGCACTCAAATGCATGTCTCTTACTATATGAATCCTACGACTCAAAAGAGTAAAGAAGATCATATTGTAAAAATGTACGAGTTGTTGAAAGAGTCAGGTAAACTTGTGAAAATATCAGAGCTGGATATGGGCATCATTGATGAAAGCGGTAATACTATTAAAACTGCGAATCTTACTTTTGAACAGCAATTATTGATGGCTGATTTCTATAAATTTATAATAGAAAAGTACTTTGAGATTATCCCCGTTGCACAACAATATGGTATAACTCATTGGAGTCCAACTGATAGTCCTGAGAATGATTCATCGTGGAGAAAAGGAGAGCCTATTGGACTATGGGATTTAAACTATAGTCGTAAACCTGTTTATGGTGGATTTGCAAATGGCTTAGCTGGAAAAAGAGTCTTTACTCCTTCTAAAGAATAGTCTTTAATTTTTTTGATAGCGGTAGTCTATGACTCCGCTATCAATTTAAAAACAAATAAGAATGAATGTAAAGACGAATTTTATACTCACATTAACTATTGGAATATTATTGAGTAGTGCTATTAATAATCAGGTTTTCTCTCAAGAAAATCTAGTATTTGTTATTAATGACATTCACTATTTTCTCCAAGAGTTTATCATCAGGAGATTTTAGCGAAATCTTCTTAATGTTTTTCTCATGTTGCTGCTGTCTGGAATAGTGGTAAAATCATTAATAGCGTTGCTATGAATAGTATAAAGAATATTATTGAGCATGAACGTTATGTCGAATTTTGCGGTAAATACTTGCGTTATTTCGATTTACTTCGTTGGGGTATGGCAGATTCTAAATGGCTTGAGCCTTTAAAAACATTAGGTTGGACGGAGAAGGCAATGTATTATCCTTTCCCACAGAATGGGCAGAACAATGATCCTAACCTGAAAGGTAATGATATGAATAAATAGATTGGAATAGACATTTGTTTTATAATAAAATCTGCATTTGATTCTTTTTTCGATAGACATTCAAAAAAGAAGATGTGCCAAAAGTTAAATTTATCACACCTTTCTTTTTTAACAAAAGCCGAAAGTAGAGGGATACATATTTAGATGTATTCATAGTGTTATACTTATGGTTCGTTTATATTTGGCTTTAGTGATAATTTGTATTTTCTGAGCTTCTTATATAATCGTTATCCTAATCAATCTCTTTGCACCTATTGTAATTTTGGTAGCAGTTTATTGCATGATGTAACATACGGAATAATCTTTGTAACACCTGAACGGGTGGATGTAACAAACGAAGGAATGATTGGATACAAAAAGGCGAGAATCAAATATAATTTATTGTGTATGTTTGTGTCAGAGCTATGTTAATAATGAATAATACAAAAATGAAGATTAAGCTGAAAATAATTTGTTTACTAGTCGTTTTGTGGATGCAGCAAGGTTTGTACGCTCAGGTAGGGAAAAT contains these protein-coding regions:
- a CDS encoding RagB/SusD family nutrient uptake outer membrane protein, with translation MNSIKNIIEHERYVEFCGKYLRYFDLLRWGMADSKWLEPLKTLGWTEKAMYYPFPQNGQNNDPNLKGNDMNK
- a CDS encoding DUF5627 domain-containing protein produces the protein MNSLKLLSVLSIGLLAISCENQDVEYPDYEGGTTAYFAYQYPVRTIVLGEDTYDTTLDNQHKCTIYGAMGGSYKGKNIIVDFNVDNTLTDHLYFSDGSAVQAMPSTYYTLASDKLVYGGELTGGVEVQLTDAFFADPKSLKNTYVIPLVMTKATGTDSILAGTPLINGDKPARTNSVYWNILPKDYVLYCVKYINKYHANYLRRGVDQITENGVTSTNIRHKQYVEKDEVCSTATRTLNSVVFPVSTNLSNGDKITCNLILTFNDKGECVITSGNQEYSASGTGKYLDKSEKKAWGNKDRDGLYLDYQIDFGAKKYATKDTLVWQGRGIARELFDPKFKIN
- a CDS encoding endo-1,4-beta-xylanase → MRYSVKLLVPAIASSLLISCADSNILDYSVEQPAKLAQYEYLNNYDALKTYVDRNAHPNFKLGSGITVSDFLKKELVHGLACANYDELTAGNAMKYGSVVKNDGTMDFSQVTKFVEAAKGAGLSIYGHTLCWHSQQNTTYLNSLVNNLNNCLHINTPEAKANSWDWQINYQLVSAMKAGIKYTLKLRTKASSAIQIGFWPYTEGGSTQYESSIAAGGQWADVSVSFTANSALEKLQFVFGTFKGDLYFDDISLTAEGSTKNLVSNGSFDADNSAGWAMPSWQSYTFNIEGALDGSGAAPLTPEEKADTLTWAMEQWVKGMMNSCDGYVTAWDVVNEPLSGTDNDGDGLYDLQSVKNVSADDAKNNFYWQDYLGDDYARTAIKFARQYGPQNMKLFINDYNLESDWDDNKKLKSLIKWIERWESDAVTKIDGIGTQMHVSYYMNPTTQKSKEDHIVKMYELLKESGKLVKISELDMGIIDESGNTIKTANLTFEQQLLMADFYKFIIEKYFEIIPVAQQYGITHWSPTDSPENDSSWRKGEPIGLWDLNYSRKPVYGGFANGLAGKRVFTPSKE